In candidate division KSB1 bacterium, the following proteins share a genomic window:
- a CDS encoding glycine C-acetyltransferase: MAYSDKVRNIYQQELQAIRDAGLFKEERYIHAPQAPDIEVEFPLGSPLKKVINMCSNNYLGLSSHPEVIKAAHEGLDYRGYGMSSVRFICGTQDIHHRLEQEMTKFLGTEDTILFPSCMDANAGVFEAILTEQDVMISDRLVHASIIDGIRLCKAQHDTFKHSNMEHLEEKLQMHSDKRLKVIITDGVFSMDGDTAKLDEIVALAEKYDAMVFVDDSHATGFIGKTGRGTHEKYGVVGKIDIITTTFGKALGGASGGCVSGRKELVELCRQRARPYLFSNTVAPVIIAGVLKVIELLSQTTERRDKLEWNAAYWRKGLTEAGFVLKEGDTPIVPVMLFNAKLAQDFSRDLYHEGIYAIGFFFPVVPKGQARIRTQLSAAHEKHHLDRALEAFIKVGKKYNILGKTKEEIIEMYGL; encoded by the coding sequence ATGGCTTACAGTGATAAAGTTCGAAATATTTATCAACAGGAACTTCAAGCAATCCGCGATGCTGGGTTATTTAAAGAAGAACGATATATTCATGCACCTCAAGCGCCCGACATCGAGGTGGAATTTCCGCTCGGGTCGCCACTGAAAAAAGTGATTAATATGTGTTCCAATAACTACCTAGGGCTATCCAGTCACCCTGAAGTGATCAAAGCAGCTCATGAGGGATTGGATTACCGAGGTTACGGCATGTCGTCGGTGCGATTCATCTGCGGTACTCAAGATATTCATCATCGACTGGAGCAAGAGATGACCAAATTTTTGGGCACCGAAGATACTATTTTGTTCCCTTCGTGTATGGACGCGAATGCCGGGGTCTTTGAGGCGATTTTGACTGAACAAGATGTAATGATCTCGGATCGATTGGTCCATGCCTCGATCATCGATGGGATTCGACTTTGCAAGGCGCAACATGACACATTCAAACACTCCAATATGGAGCACCTTGAGGAAAAGCTCCAGATGCATTCCGATAAACGGCTAAAGGTGATCATTACCGATGGTGTTTTTTCGATGGACGGAGACACCGCTAAATTAGATGAGATCGTGGCGTTGGCTGAGAAGTATGATGCTATGGTATTTGTCGATGATTCTCACGCAACTGGTTTCATCGGCAAGACGGGGCGGGGCACTCACGAGAAATATGGAGTAGTTGGCAAAATCGACATCATTACTACTACGTTCGGCAAGGCGCTGGGGGGAGCTTCTGGCGGCTGTGTGTCTGGCAGGAAGGAGCTGGTGGAGCTTTGTCGCCAACGCGCACGACCTTATCTGTTTTCAAATACTGTGGCTCCGGTGATTATTGCTGGGGTTTTGAAGGTTATTGAGCTGTTGTCTCAAACCACCGAGCGACGCGATAAATTAGAATGGAATGCAGCTTATTGGCGCAAAGGGCTTACCGAGGCTGGGTTCGTGCTAAAGGAAGGTGACACGCCGATCGTCCCAGTGATGCTGTTCAATGCGAAATTAGCCCAAGACTTCTCGCGTGACTTGTATCATGAGGGCATTTACGCGATCGGATTTTTCTTCCCCGTGGTTCCCAAGGGTCAGGCGCGGATCCGAACCCAGCTTTCCGCTGCTCATGAAAAGCATCATCTGGATCGTGCGCTTGAGGCATTTATTAAAGTCGGCAAAAAATATAATATCCTTGGTAAAACCAAAGAAGAAATTATTGAGATGTACGGCTTATAG
- a CDS encoding GH116 family glycosyl hydrolase has protein sequence MRTYLIFGIIITLLLTGCGKQKRESVRAIEIPELEHLAIEINPQQSRPFVFTNKAAAFYYGETGRIRSDSHMGFYVMTQRILDDYLTALDGHFLERHRADSVRAYPDHILRLYPGKLQEMLYLLDNLNCLVIEFSAPDVRSLEITPIMPALLDLDHAQIRWNRNRDLLVIKSEAKAGSSQQVPVIGFKFDVPAQFDTGTPELPENLIPAKLIGHFRLTTHHGRFYLLAAESENELLQLSDYVVNNVVRLVDEKRKRLIQLLGDCHFETNIPALNKAFRWAVISMDQLIMRQPGAGKDIVGIFAGLPWFNNYWGRDTFISFPGAVLVRGDFETSRQILTAFAQFQNQDSKDPNYGRIPNQITTEQISYNTADGTPWFVRALWDYYRYSGDRVTLESLYPVVKRAIEGTLKYHCDAQRFLTHGPAETWMDAQGPDGPWSPRGNRAVEVQALWYQQLICSANMAHELGKNADAETWKQLADELKENFQNRFWNNSRSALFDHLKENDEPDRKIRPNQILAITVPQEIALLPAEREFSVMKEVVTQLTYSYGVASLWQHDPDFHPYHQYPKYYPKDAAYHNGTVWGWLAGPVVSSMLKYGYQNLAIELLLSECNQILNHGAVGTLSELLNAIPDPGKELPEPSGAVSQAWSLAEFIRNISQDLIGIHPDVPNRKIRISPHLPDNITSLTCCVPIPNSEMHLTMRQDDLKLELVINYLKDAHPWDIEIDYLVDPTRKINFKFAIRPETTKMVQINFEPLSVSIDGEQIGYRLDRIPIRSELLNFFTFAVPQLDKNLNYLKPPAYPLLSGHQVKSWNNKARKLFDLEAPKNDDRGPNKKYVYPTASYFKDGIFDLTHFKLLLDEHNYYFELKFRNLVQPGWNPEYGFQLTFVAIAIDQGTDMPGTRWIGRNANLQLPRDYTCQKIIYVGGGLQIEDGEGNILAAYRADDPKYPLGNVEDKTISFAIPQSFLGKYNQKWRIVIAVGGQDDHGGAGLGEFRAVGKTASQWQGGGGEQETGNCNVYDLFLVK, from the coding sequence ATGCGAACTTATCTGATTTTTGGCATAATTATCACACTGCTTTTAACTGGTTGCGGTAAACAAAAACGTGAATCCGTAAGAGCCATAGAAATCCCAGAATTGGAGCACCTGGCTATTGAGATCAATCCCCAACAAAGCCGACCCTTTGTTTTCACCAATAAAGCTGCGGCTTTTTATTATGGGGAAACTGGAAGGATTCGGTCAGATAGCCATATGGGCTTTTACGTGATGACGCAGCGTATCCTGGATGATTATCTAACTGCGCTCGATGGGCATTTTCTGGAACGGCATCGTGCCGATAGCGTGCGGGCTTATCCTGATCATATCCTGCGATTGTACCCTGGAAAGCTTCAGGAGATGCTCTATCTTCTCGATAATCTGAATTGCTTGGTAATTGAATTTTCAGCGCCTGATGTGCGTTCGCTGGAGATCACACCGATCATGCCTGCGTTGCTTGATCTAGACCACGCTCAGATCCGATGGAATCGAAATCGCGACTTGTTAGTGATAAAATCTGAAGCCAAAGCTGGATCGTCGCAACAAGTGCCAGTTATTGGTTTCAAATTCGATGTCCCCGCTCAGTTCGATACTGGCACGCCAGAATTGCCAGAGAATCTGATCCCAGCGAAGTTGATCGGCCATTTTCGGCTAACGACCCATCATGGTCGGTTTTATTTGCTTGCCGCCGAAAGCGAGAATGAATTGCTTCAATTATCAGATTATGTAGTGAATAATGTGGTAAGATTGGTGGATGAAAAACGCAAGCGATTGATTCAGCTGCTTGGCGATTGCCATTTTGAAACCAACATTCCCGCTTTGAATAAGGCGTTTCGCTGGGCAGTGATTTCCATGGACCAGCTTATCATGCGTCAGCCTGGAGCAGGGAAAGATATCGTTGGCATCTTTGCGGGTCTGCCCTGGTTCAATAATTACTGGGGCCGGGATACGTTTATTTCGTTCCCCGGAGCTGTATTGGTGCGTGGGGATTTTGAAACTAGCCGCCAGATCCTCACAGCGTTCGCCCAGTTTCAGAATCAAGATTCAAAGGACCCAAATTATGGCAGGATTCCCAATCAGATTACAACCGAACAGATCAGTTACAACACCGCAGATGGAACACCCTGGTTTGTCCGGGCGCTCTGGGACTATTATCGATATTCGGGGGACCGGGTTACTTTAGAGTCGCTTTATCCAGTGGTGAAACGAGCGATTGAGGGGACCCTGAAGTATCATTGCGATGCTCAACGTTTTCTCACCCATGGCCCTGCTGAGACCTGGATGGATGCTCAAGGTCCAGATGGACCGTGGTCACCTCGAGGCAACCGCGCTGTGGAAGTTCAAGCGCTGTGGTACCAGCAACTTATCTGTTCTGCGAATATGGCTCATGAATTGGGCAAAAATGCCGATGCCGAAACATGGAAACAACTTGCTGATGAATTGAAAGAAAATTTTCAGAACCGCTTTTGGAATAATTCGCGATCTGCTTTGTTCGATCATCTCAAAGAAAACGATGAACCGGACAGAAAAATTCGGCCGAATCAAATATTGGCGATTACCGTGCCACAAGAGATCGCGTTGCTCCCTGCAGAACGCGAGTTTTCAGTGATGAAAGAGGTGGTCACGCAATTGACTTATAGCTATGGAGTCGCATCTTTATGGCAACACGATCCCGACTTCCATCCATATCATCAATATCCCAAATACTATCCGAAAGATGCTGCCTATCATAACGGCACTGTGTGGGGCTGGCTGGCTGGACCTGTAGTATCCAGCATGCTGAAATATGGCTATCAGAATTTGGCTATTGAGTTGCTTCTTTCGGAATGCAACCAGATATTAAACCATGGAGCGGTCGGTACTTTGTCAGAATTGCTAAATGCGATTCCAGATCCCGGGAAAGAATTGCCAGAGCCATCAGGGGCGGTTTCTCAAGCCTGGAGCCTGGCTGAATTTATCAGAAATATCAGCCAGGATCTGATTGGTATCCATCCCGATGTCCCCAATCGAAAAATTAGAATCTCTCCACACCTCCCAGACAATATCACCTCGCTTACTTGCTGTGTGCCGATACCCAATTCAGAAATGCATTTAACAATGCGGCAAGACGATCTGAAACTGGAACTGGTGATCAACTACTTAAAAGATGCTCACCCATGGGACATTGAGATTGATTATTTGGTCGATCCGACGAGAAAAATCAACTTTAAATTCGCCATCCGCCCTGAAACGACCAAAATGGTTCAGATCAATTTTGAGCCCCTTTCCGTTTCAATCGATGGGGAACAGATCGGTTATCGATTGGATCGAATTCCAATTCGAAGTGAATTGCTCAATTTTTTCACATTTGCTGTTCCTCAATTGGATAAAAATCTAAATTATCTCAAGCCACCAGCATATCCCCTTTTAAGTGGCCATCAAGTGAAAAGCTGGAATAACAAAGCTCGAAAATTATTCGATCTGGAGGCTCCAAAAAATGATGATCGAGGCCCGAATAAAAAATATGTTTATCCTACAGCGTCATATTTTAAAGACGGTATTTTCGATCTGACTCATTTTAAATTGCTATTAGATGAGCATAATTATTATTTTGAATTGAAATTTCGTAACCTGGTGCAACCGGGCTGGAATCCTGAATACGGTTTCCAATTGACTTTTGTAGCGATCGCCATTGATCAGGGCACGGACATGCCAGGAACAAGATGGATTGGTCGTAATGCAAATTTGCAGTTGCCGCGCGATTATACGTGTCAAAAGATTATCTATGTCGGTGGAGGACTTCAGATTGAGGATGGTGAAGGAAATATACTGGCCGCCTATCGTGCAGATGATCCCAAATATCCTTTGGGCAATGTGGAAGATAAAACCATATCTTTCGCAATTCCTCAGTCCTTTCTTGGGAAGTACAATCAAAAATGGCGGATTGTGATTGCAGTGGGTGGGCAGGACGATCATGGTGGAGCTGGATTAGGAGAATTCCGTGCTGTTGGAAAAACTGCTTCTCAATGGCAGGGAGGCGGCGGCGAGCAAGAAACTGGTAATTGCAATGTGTATGATCTATTTTTGGTAAAATAG
- a CDS encoding C1 family peptidase, which translates to MTHSKRLSVILLLIIAIFGSASSQDRAVYITDQKNGKTEMKFTMDFSKVRAPKSLDEFTQLAHLSPIRQDTTGTCWAFATISLLESELARKGKPMVKLSEMYIVYWEYLEKVRQFVQQQGNSFFGEGSQHNAVLRQMKSHGLVRASDYNGLLPGAIGHNHAKLFHELKNYLNYLKENGIWDENQAIAYTKLVLNKYLGEPPERILVDGNPMTPLQYMTDILQINPDDYVCFMSLMEAPFYQQAEYKVPDNWWHSSDYYNVPLDEFYGAIVNAVKRGFTVALGGDTSEPGKSAEHDIAIIPSFDLPAQYIDQSAREFRFKNNSSTDDHAVHLVGYKKIGRDTWFLIKDSGGSAFRGKLKGYFMFRDDYVRLKMLNFMVHQDAVSDLLEKIHQNQASQQSR; encoded by the coding sequence ATGACGCATAGCAAGAGGTTATCAGTCATTTTGCTTTTAATCATTGCAATTTTCGGTTCTGCAAGTTCCCAGGATCGAGCGGTTTACATTACCGACCAGAAAAACGGCAAAACAGAGATGAAATTCACCATGGATTTTTCAAAAGTTCGCGCGCCAAAATCGCTCGACGAATTTACTCAATTGGCTCATCTGTCACCGATTCGGCAAGACACAACTGGCACTTGCTGGGCTTTCGCAACGATTTCGTTGCTCGAGTCGGAATTGGCACGCAAAGGAAAACCGATGGTGAAATTATCGGAGATGTATATTGTTTATTGGGAATACCTCGAAAAGGTAAGACAGTTCGTCCAACAACAGGGTAATTCCTTTTTCGGAGAAGGCTCACAGCATAACGCGGTATTGCGGCAGATGAAATCGCATGGCCTGGTGCGCGCCAGCGATTATAATGGACTGCTTCCAGGGGCTATCGGACACAATCACGCCAAACTGTTTCATGAACTCAAAAATTATCTCAATTATCTGAAAGAGAATGGGATTTGGGATGAGAATCAAGCCATCGCCTATACGAAGCTCGTCTTGAATAAATATTTGGGGGAACCTCCAGAAAGGATCTTAGTAGATGGCAATCCTATGACGCCCCTTCAATATATGACCGATATTTTGCAGATCAATCCAGATGATTATGTCTGTTTCATGTCATTGATGGAAGCCCCTTTCTATCAGCAAGCTGAGTATAAAGTGCCTGACAATTGGTGGCACAGCAGCGATTATTACAACGTTCCCTTGGATGAGTTCTATGGAGCGATTGTGAACGCTGTAAAACGCGGCTTTACTGTTGCGCTGGGGGGCGATACCTCAGAACCGGGCAAAAGCGCTGAGCACGATATCGCGATCATCCCCAGTTTCGACTTGCCTGCTCAATATATCGATCAATCCGCGCGCGAGTTCCGCTTTAAAAACAATAGTTCCACCGATGATCATGCCGTTCATCTGGTGGGCTATAAAAAGATCGGCCGAGACACTTGGTTTCTAATCAAAGACTCGGGTGGAAGCGCTTTTCGGGGGAAGCTCAAAGGTTACTTTATGTTCCGAGACGATTATGTTCGTCTGAAAATGCTCAATTTTATGGTTCACCAAGATGCTGTTTCAGACTTGCTCGAGAAAATACATCAGAATCAAGCGAGCCAGCAATCACGTTGA
- the acsA gene encoding acetate--CoA ligase produces the protein MSNIGSYEERLKHFDWSIAEQELNYKPGDVINIGWYCSDRICEQGKGAKPALLWENSQGQQQRFSFDDIRRASNTIGAFLRKLGIQVGDRVCLFLDRVPELYLGFLGILKIGAIAQPLFSAFGDESLYIRLENAGTCAILTQRKHLPKVRKIREKLPALKHIIVVDYDGQKPLQEREVAFNLATAQPVDQFEIYPSTAETPSVLHYTSGTTGQPKGVQHVHYSLISQYLTAKWVLDLQDNDIYWCTADPGWVTGTSYGIIGPWSLGITQCVLDAGFSAEAWYQFIEKHKITVWYTAPTAIRSLMKAGDELVKKYDLSSLRHLVSVGEPLNAEAVIWSEKVFGRPFHDSYWQTETGSIMISNYPGMKVKPGSMGRPFPGITATVLDPKTYQPLTSNGHVGLIAFKPGWPAMMRTYWKNEATYQKKFINGWYLSGDRARIDNDGYFWFIGRDDDVINTAGHLVSPFEVESALLEHPAVAESAVVSKPDPINMEVVKAFVTLKPGYQPSSDLELDIMNFIRRKLSPLAMPQEIEFIDSLPKTRSGKIMRRLLKAKEWGEEIGDTSTLEND, from the coding sequence ATGTCAAATATTGGTTCTTATGAAGAACGTCTGAAGCATTTTGATTGGTCAATTGCGGAACAAGAACTCAATTATAAACCCGGCGATGTGATTAATATCGGTTGGTACTGCTCCGACCGAATCTGTGAGCAAGGAAAAGGCGCCAAGCCAGCATTGCTGTGGGAAAACTCACAAGGTCAGCAGCAGCGGTTCAGTTTTGATGATATTCGTCGTGCAAGCAATACGATCGGAGCTTTTTTAAGAAAGCTGGGGATTCAGGTCGGGGATCGCGTCTGTTTGTTTCTGGATCGGGTACCTGAGCTGTACCTCGGCTTTCTCGGGATTTTGAAAATCGGGGCAATTGCGCAGCCGCTGTTTTCGGCGTTCGGGGATGAATCGCTTTATATTCGGCTGGAGAACGCTGGCACTTGTGCCATCCTCACCCAACGAAAGCATCTTCCAAAAGTCAGAAAGATTCGGGAGAAACTTCCAGCGCTCAAGCACATCATCGTGGTGGATTATGATGGCCAGAAGCCGTTGCAAGAGCGCGAAGTGGCTTTCAATTTAGCGACCGCGCAACCAGTGGATCAGTTCGAAATCTATCCTTCAACGGCCGAGACCCCATCAGTGCTGCATTACACTTCCGGCACCACCGGTCAGCCCAAAGGTGTACAACATGTCCACTATTCGCTTATCTCTCAATATTTGACTGCGAAATGGGTGTTAGATTTGCAGGACAATGATATTTATTGGTGCACAGCAGATCCGGGTTGGGTGACAGGGACTTCTTATGGCATCATTGGGCCCTGGAGTTTGGGCATCACACAGTGCGTGCTGGACGCTGGCTTCTCCGCAGAAGCATGGTATCAATTTATCGAGAAGCATAAAATCACTGTCTGGTATACCGCCCCGACTGCCATTCGCTCGTTAATGAAAGCTGGGGATGAACTGGTCAAGAAATACGATCTCAGCTCGTTGCGCCATCTGGTCAGCGTGGGCGAACCGCTCAATGCCGAAGCAGTGATCTGGTCCGAAAAAGTTTTTGGTCGGCCATTCCATGATTCTTACTGGCAGACCGAGACCGGGTCAATCATGATCAGCAATTATCCAGGAATGAAGGTGAAACCAGGCTCCATGGGCCGACCGTTCCCTGGCATCACTGCTACAGTGCTGGATCCAAAGACCTATCAGCCCCTGACCAGCAATGGCCACGTCGGACTGATCGCATTCAAACCCGGCTGGCCAGCGATGATGCGAACCTATTGGAAGAACGAAGCGACTTATCAAAAAAAATTCATTAATGGATGGTATCTTTCTGGTGACCGAGCGAGAATTGATAATGATGGTTATTTCTGGTTTATCGGCCGAGATGATGATGTGATCAATACCGCGGGACATCTGGTCAGTCCGTTCGAAGTTGAATCCGCTTTGTTGGAACACCCAGCGGTGGCGGAGTCCGCGGTGGTGAGTAAGCCTGACCCGATTAATATGGAAGTGGTGAAGGCTTTCGTCACGCTAAAGCCAGGGTATCAACCTAGTAGCGATTTGGAACTGGACATTATGAATTTTATTCGAAGAAAGCTTTCACCGTTAGCTATGCCACAGGAGATCGAATTCATCGATTCACTCCCCAAAACCCGAAGTGGCAAGATCATGCGACGCTTGCTAAAAGCCAAAGAATGGGGTGAGGAGATCGGCGATACTTCGACCCTCGAAAACGATTGA
- a CDS encoding PDZ domain-containing protein has protein sequence MIKGGAPFFSWIRIFALCLITNLLGSFPTAAQPNLRYYVEIDEESWNAFHVNITVSNNHAPQLYCALPNEYIGPNIDPAPGCDISKFEVTDRYGGPLPFKSVSCNAWLIATQGNDIINISYQVNGRKDLILGDRLSRNFARIDPSSVFIFVREYLDSPIFLGVRVPHRWKLATGLSATEQAFEYRLINYDQLLRHPLYLAPFDEIYFKIEDRICYILIDGSKTSEINKLSSIATRVAHYQSKLFKEIPFDRYLFIFKVFSAQPGIASAVYENVSISYFSYDHLKNNFDALSLVIAGNFFRNWFGYRLRPQWLQGSILTSSQVSDGSILLYYGLTEYYAGLSLLRAGYWSEMDFINHQIQTMNRYLRSPRKRVMGSMKCLTAGSVAEAEETEVDFWKTTGQLIALLLDLKIREASHNERSLDDVMFFMNHWFGAQKLQYQETDILRAIRAVTGANLSDFFDLYVNSSHELPLVETLQSAGIFIKTARDSVADLGDFQLMSESNLFIQIDASSPLTKAGVKVGDRLISINNRTISSMAQLNRFLETVTIGQELNLAVQRDGAPLILIAKATKRPVLTSVLVSLTPQNELQEKIRKSWLAKQLP, from the coding sequence ATGATCAAAGGTGGCGCTCCATTCTTTTCATGGATACGAATTTTCGCTTTATGCCTGATCACAAATTTGTTGGGCTCGTTCCCAACGGCTGCTCAACCGAACTTGCGCTATTATGTGGAAATCGATGAAGAAAGCTGGAACGCGTTCCATGTTAATATCACAGTGAGCAATAATCATGCACCACAATTGTACTGTGCTTTACCAAATGAGTATATTGGGCCAAATATAGATCCAGCCCCGGGCTGCGATATTTCAAAATTTGAAGTTACTGATCGCTACGGTGGACCTCTGCCATTCAAATCAGTCTCATGCAACGCTTGGCTGATTGCAACGCAAGGGAACGATATTATTAACATATCCTATCAGGTCAATGGCCGAAAGGATCTCATCTTGGGGGATCGATTATCCCGAAATTTCGCCCGCATTGATCCCAGCTCGGTTTTTATTTTCGTTCGTGAATATTTGGATAGCCCCATTTTTTTAGGCGTCCGAGTGCCGCATCGATGGAAATTAGCTACTGGCCTATCGGCTACCGAGCAGGCGTTTGAATATCGCTTAATTAATTACGATCAGCTATTACGCCATCCGCTTTATTTAGCGCCGTTCGATGAAATTTATTTTAAAATCGAAGATCGAATTTGCTATATTCTTATCGATGGTTCCAAAACCTCTGAGATTAACAAGCTCAGCTCCATAGCTACCCGTGTGGCCCATTATCAATCCAAATTGTTCAAAGAAATCCCATTCGACCGCTATTTGTTTATCTTCAAAGTTTTTTCAGCCCAGCCTGGCATTGCTTCTGCAGTATATGAGAATGTTTCGATTTCCTATTTTAGTTATGATCATCTCAAGAACAATTTCGATGCCCTTAGCTTGGTCATCGCTGGCAATTTCTTTCGCAATTGGTTCGGTTATCGTCTTCGCCCCCAGTGGTTGCAAGGTAGCATTTTGACATCTTCTCAGGTGAGCGATGGCAGTATCCTGTTGTATTATGGCCTTACCGAGTACTACGCCGGTCTAAGCTTGTTGAGAGCTGGGTATTGGAGCGAGATGGATTTCATTAATCATCAGATCCAAACCATGAATCGCTATCTGCGCAGCCCTCGAAAGAGGGTCATGGGATCAATGAAATGCTTAACCGCCGGATCGGTCGCGGAAGCTGAAGAAACAGAGGTGGATTTCTGGAAAACGACGGGGCAATTAATCGCGTTGCTGTTAGACTTGAAAATCCGAGAGGCCAGTCATAATGAGCGCAGCTTGGACGATGTAATGTTTTTTATGAACCATTGGTTCGGAGCTCAAAAGCTTCAGTACCAGGAGACTGATATTTTACGGGCGATACGGGCGGTAACTGGGGCCAATCTCAGCGATTTTTTCGACCTCTATGTCAATAGCAGCCACGAACTGCCGCTCGTAGAGACGTTGCAATCCGCTGGGATATTCATCAAAACAGCGAGAGACAGCGTCGCTGACCTCGGCGATTTTCAGCTTATGTCGGAGAGCAATCTTTTCATCCAGATCGATGCTTCCAGCCCACTAACAAAAGCAGGGGTGAAAGTAGGTGATCGCTTGATATCAATCAATAATCGTACAATTAGCTCCATGGCTCAATTAAATCGATTTTTGGAAACGGTGACGATCGGCCAGGAATTAAATTTAGCCGTGCAACGTGACGGTGCTCCGCTTATTTTGATTGCTAAAGCGACGAAACGGCCTGTGCTCACCAGTGTGCTGGTCAGCTTGACGCCTCAAAATGAACTGCAAGAAAAGATTCGAAAATCCTGGTTAGCCAAACAACTGCCATAG
- a CDS encoding acyl carrier protein — protein MDEMVQIVLDYVKREYLEDEDQEITPDTPLISGGIVDSFSMVSLKRFLENKYKITIPDEKATPEAFDTVNKICKLVREFI, from the coding sequence ATGGACGAAATGGTGCAGATCGTATTGGATTATGTGAAAAGAGAATATCTTGAAGATGAGGACCAAGAGATCACTCCAGATACTCCATTGATTTCTGGAGGCATTGTGGATTCATTCTCTATGGTTTCGCTGAAGCGATTTTTGGAAAACAAATACAAAATAACGATTCCTGATGAAAAAGCAACGCCAGAAGCATTTGATACGGTGAATAAGATCTGCAAATTGGTGCGAGAGTTCATTTAA
- a CDS encoding fibronectin type III domain-containing protein, translated as MRTNLLAKFKIPKICFNSHFNCIFLFLLLNQSVIVQWLPNKEKDLTGYKVYYGNASRSYSKVIAVGRTTECKINNLQSGMKYFFAVTAYDTVGNESPFSEEVSIAIANDDNIVDLDDHSAYNYPNPFRPGDQITRIRYYMHQAEAVTIAIFDIKGNKIRSLLSYMLKSSGEHTEDVWDGRDDLGNFVPNGIYIAKVSSQSATHYITIAVLK; from the coding sequence ATGAGGACAAATTTGTTAGCAAAATTCAAAATTCCCAAAATTTGTTTCAACAGCCATTTTAATTGTATTTTTTTGTTCTTGCTTTTAAATCAATCAGTCATCGTTCAATGGCTTCCGAACAAAGAAAAGGACTTAACGGGATATAAAGTTTATTACGGAAATGCGTCACGCTCTTATTCTAAAGTCATTGCAGTTGGCCGAACAACAGAATGCAAAATAAACAATTTGCAATCTGGTATGAAATATTTCTTTGCCGTTACCGCCTATGATACTGTGGGCAATGAGAGCCCCTTTTCTGAGGAAGTCAGTATTGCTATCGCCAATGACGATAATATTGTTGATCTGGACGATCATAGCGCCTATAACTACCCCAATCCGTTTCGTCCTGGCGATCAAATTACCAGAATTCGATATTATATGCATCAAGCTGAAGCAGTGACCATCGCCATCTTCGACATAAAAGGAAATAAGATCCGATCGCTCCTCTCGTATATGTTAAAATCATCTGGCGAACATACGGAAGATGTATGGGATGGCCGCGATGATCTGGGCAATTTCGTACCTAATGGAATTTACATTGCTAAGGTAAGTTCACAAAGCGCCACACATTATATCACAATTGCTGTCTTAAAATAG
- a CDS encoding holo-ACP synthase, protein MIYGIGIDMIEVARFEPHLADRSRLLVNKIFTPIEIEYCEGKSRNQAQNYAVRYAAKEAFFKALGTGWRGGLSWQDVEVRRDELGKPYLVLYGKAKEIIEAKRITSVHVSLSHLKALAVAIVILEKGQMDESDGR, encoded by the coding sequence TTGATTTACGGTATTGGCATTGACATGATCGAGGTGGCCCGATTTGAGCCGCATCTTGCGGATCGATCTCGCTTGCTCGTGAACAAGATTTTTACTCCAATAGAAATTGAATATTGCGAGGGTAAATCAAGAAATCAGGCACAGAACTACGCGGTGCGATACGCGGCCAAGGAGGCATTTTTCAAAGCGCTTGGGACAGGCTGGCGGGGTGGTCTGAGCTGGCAAGATGTGGAAGTTCGGCGCGATGAACTGGGAAAACCCTATTTGGTGCTATACGGGAAGGCCAAAGAAATTATCGAAGCGAAGCGGATCACAAGCGTTCATGTGTCGTTGTCACATCTTAAGGCCCTAGCCGTGGCTATTGTGATTTTGGAAAAGGGGCAAATGGATGAGTCAGACGGTCGCTGA